From Mesotoga infera, one genomic window encodes:
- a CDS encoding FMN-binding protein encodes MKCAISVSLYIVLAAATIVMVFDWQAKRPERAIQITTEPFGSFSDGVYAGREGYVSLEVEIAGGKIIDIRILQNRTDRYAKSAESTADRIVEAQSLEVDLVTGATASSGSIVSAVKNALGVADLSSND; translated from the coding sequence ATGAAGTGCGCAATCAGTGTTTCGCTTTATATTGTTCTGGCTGCAGCAACGATCGTGATGGTGTTCGATTGGCAGGCGAAGAGGCCAGAAAGAGCCATTCAAATAACAACAGAGCCATTTGGAAGTTTTTCAGACGGTGTTTATGCTGGAAGGGAAGGTTATGTCAGTCTGGAAGTCGAAATAGCCGGCGGAAAGATCATCGACATAAGAATTCTTCAGAACCGAACGGATCGATATGCAAAGAGCGCCGAATCTACTGCCGATAGAATCGTTGAAGCTCAGAGCCTTGAAGTTGATCTTGTAACTGGAGCAACAGCATCGAGCGGATCGATTGTCTCGGCCGTTAAGAATGCTCTGGGCGTCGCCGACCTGTCGAGCAACGACTGA